TTGACGGCGCTCGCCGGCGTATTCGACGGCGATCCGCTCGGCAACAACCCGAACAACAAGAGCGGCACCAACTTCAATCTGCACAACGGCACGCTGTTCATCGGCGAGTTGCAGTACGCGATCAATCAGCCGGCTGACGGCCAAATGGTCAGTGCGGGCGGCGGCGGTTTGCCGGGCACCTACAAGGTCGGCCTCTGGTACAACAACGGCAGCTTCGCCGATCAGCGCTACGACAACACCGGTCTCTCGCTTGCCAACCCGGCGTCTACCGGCGTTGCGCAGAATCATCACGGCGACTATAGCGTCTACGCGGTCGCCGACCAGATGATCTGGCGCCCGGATCCGGACGAGGCGCGCAGCCTCAACGTCTTCGCGCGCGTGATGGGCGCACCGGGCGACCGCAACCTCGTGAGCCTCGCCGCCAATCTCGGCGTCGTGCTGAAGGCGCCGTTCGCCGGCCGCGACAACGACAGCGCCGGCATCGCGCTCACGTACATCAAGATCGGCAGCCACGCGCACGGTCTTGATCAGGATAACCTGGCATTCAGCGGCGGCCCCTATGGCGTGCGCACCAGCGAAACCACGCTCGAAGCGACTTACCAGTATCAGGTCAACCCGTGGTGGCAACTGCAGGCCGACGCGCAATACACGTTCAATGCCGGCGCCGGCCAGAACCCGAGCGATCCGACGCAGCCGCTGCGCAACACGTTCGTCATCGGCGTGCGAACCAACATTACGTTCTGATGCAGTTCGTCATCGTCACACACGCTCAAGACCCATCGAATCCCATGCTTTCGATCATGACCGCAACTACCGCTTTGTGCACAGGCACCGAGGCCCATTCATGAACAATCCCACGCGCAAGTTTTCGCCGCGCGCCGCGCGCGCCCTGATCGCCGCCGCGCTCGGCACGGCCGCATTCGCGGCGGCTGGCGTCGCGCACGCCGAGCCGCAAGGTTTCCTCGAAACCGTCAAGCATCACACCACGCTGATCAACACCGTGCCGGAGAACGGCGATCAGAATCCGTACGCGGTAGTGGTCGCGCCGGTCACGGCAGGCACCGTCAAGCGAGGCGATGTCCTGGTCGGCAACTTCAACAACTCGACCAATCTGCAGGGCACCGGCAGCACGATCATCAACTATCACCCGGACACCAGGGCGATGACGGTGTTCGCCACGGTGCCGCGCGATCTGAAGGAGTGCCCGGGCGGCATCGGCCTGTCGACCGCGATGACGATGCTGAAGTCGGGTTACGTGATCGTCGGCAGCACGCCGAGCAATGACGGCACCACCGGCACCAAGGGCGCTGGCTGCCTGATCGTGATCGATCCGAACGGCAAGGTGGCGTCGACTATCACCAGCCCGAATATCAACGATCCGTGGGGCAACATGGCGGTCGTCGACAACGGCACCAGCGCGACGCTGTTCGTCAGCAACGCCGGCTTCGGCGTGGGCGGTGCGAACGGCAATCCGCCGGTGTTCAAGCAGGCTACCGTGCTGCGTCTGGACCTCGACGTGCCTACGGCCAAGCCGCCCGTCGTGAAGAAGGAAACCGTGGTGGGCAGCGGCTTCGGCGCGCAGGCCGATAAGGGCGTGTTCCTCGTCGGCCCGACCGGACTCGCGCTCTCGGGCGATCAGAAGCTGTTGTACGTGTCCGATGCCATCGGCAACCGCATCACCGAAATCGACGAACCGATGACGCGCGACACCAGCGCGGGCGTGGGCCGCCAACTGACCGCGGACGGCCTGCTGCATCGCCCGCTCGCCATGGTCACCGCGCCGAACGGCCACCTGCTCGTCACCAACGCGCTGAACGGCCAGATCGTCGAAATCGATCCTGCCGACGGCAAGCAGATCTACGCACGCTGGATCGACACCGACAAGGCGCAATCGCCGCCGGGCAACGGCGACCTGTTCGGTCTCGCGATGACGCCTGAAGGCGACGGTTTCTATTACGTGCAGGACGACGTGAACACCCTGGTGCTCGCGAAGTAACCGCAGCAAAGACGGACGCAGATCCGGCCACCAGGCCGGACGCAACCCCGGCCTACCCCACGGCCAGAAGAAGGTGAAGGAACCATGGCAAACGATCAACCCCCGCGGCCCTCCCGGCGCGGTTTTCTGAAGGCCGGCAGCGCGGCGGTCGCAGCGGGCGCAAGCCTCGGTGCGAGCGCCGCCGCCCAGGCTGCGCTCGGCAAGACGTCCGCGCACAGTGCCGATCCGCAGATGGCGGTCGAGCCGTTCTACGGCTTGCATCAAGGCGGCATCGTCACACCGCAGCAAAGTCACACGTACGTCGCCGCACTCGATCTGACGACCGAGAAACGCGACGACGTCATCGCCCTGCTGCGTGCCTGGACCGACGCCGCGGCCCGCATGACGCAAGGCAGCACGGCCGCGCCGCTGCCGACCGGCGCCGCGGCCAAAGCAGAACTGGCCGACACCCGGATTGAGACACAGGTCGGCACGAAAGCCGATGCCAGGACCGATAACACGGCCTACAGCCAGGCCAACACCCAAGCCGCGCCCGATTCCGGCGACGTGCTCGGCCTGGGCCCATGCGGCCTGACAATCACGTTCGGTTTCGGCCCGGGTCTGTTCACGAAGGACGGCAAGGACCGCTACGGCCTCGCCTCGCGCCGCCCGGCCGCGCTCGTCGATCTGCCGCGCTTCAACGGCGACCAGCTCATCGCCGAAAAAACCGGCGGCGACCTGTACATCCAGGCCTGCGCGAACGATCAGCAAGTCGCGTTTCACGCGGTGCGCCAACTGTCGCGCCTCGCTAACGGCGTCGCGACGATGCGCTGGGGCCAGGCCGGTTTCGTGTCGGGTCCGCGCGGTCAGACGCCGCGCAATCTGATGGGTTTCAAGGACGGCACCAACAATCCGTCGACGGCCAAGCCGCAGTTGATGAACGAATTCGTCTGGGCCCGCGCCACCGCCGACGCACCGTGGATGGAAGGCGGCACCTACACCGTGGTACGGCGCATCCGCATCACGCTGGAGCACTGGGACAACACCGAGGTCGGTTTCCAGGAGCAGGTGTTCGGCCGCCACAAATACAGCGGCGCGCCAATCGGCAAGAAAAACGAGTTCGACGCAGTGGACCTGAAGGAAGAAGACAAGGACGGCAATCCGGTGATCCCGGAGAACTCGCATGTGCGCCTGTCGAATCAGGCGAGCAACAACGGCGCGCAGATTCTGCGCCGCTCCTATTCGTACAACGACGGCACGAATTTCTACATCGAGCGCTGGCCGCCATGGCGTCAGGAAACCGAATACGACGCGGGGCTGATTTTCGTGGCTCACCAGAGCGACCCGCGTACCGGCTTCATTCCGATCAACGACAAGCTCGCGAAGTTCGACATGATGAACCAGTTCACGACGCACGTAGGCAGCGCGGTATTCGCGGTGCCGCCGGGCGCCAGGCCGGGTTCGTATATCGGCGCCGGGCTGTTCGAGACGTAATGCAGGCCACGAAGTAAGTCGCAAAGCAAACCGCCGGCCGCGAGGCCGGTGACAAGCGGCACATCAAAGATCAACAACGACATCTCTAACGGATTTTAGGATCATGGCTCATTCCTGGTTTGGCACCCGCCTGCGCCTCGTCAGCAGCGCCGCCGCCCTCACGCTGGCCGCCTTCGCGACGGAGCCGTCGACGGCTCACGCGGCGTCGATCACGCTGTACAACGCGCAGCACGAGCAGGTCGTCAATGTGCTCGCCAAAGACTTCGAAAAGCAGTCGGGCATTTCGGTGAAGATCCGCAACGGTGAAGGCCCGGCAATGGCCGCGCAAATCGTCGCGGAAGGCGCAGCGACGCCCGCCGATGTGTATTTCACGGAAAATTCGCCCGAGCTGATGCTGCTCGAAGAGAAAGGCCTGCTGAGCAAGGTGGACGGCGCGACGCTCGCCACCGTGCCGGCGCGCTTCAACTCGCCGACCGGCGCATGGGTGGGCGTGACCGCGCGCGAAACCGTGCTGGCCTACAACACGACCAAGCTGCAGGCATCGCAACTGCCGCAATCGCTGTTCGACCTCGCCAAGCCGGAATGGAAAGGCAAGGTCGGCATTGCACCGAGCGACAGCGACTTCCTGCCGCTGGTGAGCGCCGTGCTCGCGCTCAAGGGTGAAGCGCAAACCGTCGCGTGGCTGAAGGGCCTGAAAGCCAACGCACAGATTTTCGACGACGACGAAGGCGTGGTGGCGGCCGTCAACCGCGGCGGCGTCGCGACCGGCATCATCAATAACTACTACTGGGCGCGTCTGCACGCTGAACTCGGCGATGCGAAAACCCGCAGCGCGATCTATCACTTCGGCAACGGCGACGCCGGCGCAATGGTCAACGTGTCGGGCGCAGCAGTGCTGAAGTCGGCCCACAACACGGACGGCGCGCAGAAGTTTCTCGCCTATCTGGTCAGCGAGCGCGCGCAGGAGTTGATGGCGAAGAGCCACGTCATGTTCGAATATCCGCTGCACGCAGGCGTCGCACCGGATCCGATCCTCAAGCCCTTCGCTGAACTGAACCCGCCGGCGCTGACGATCCAGCAACTCGGCGACGACAGCCAGGCCGGCAAACTGCTGCGCCAGGCAGGCTTGCTATAAATGAGCGATGCCGTGTCAGCCGGCCCTCCGGCTGTAACCCCCGCCGCGGCGCGCGTCCATTCGCGCGCGCCGCGCGGTTTGTTTGCGGCAGCAGCACTCAGCGCTTTGCTGGTGTTGCTGCCGATTGCGTTTACCTTCTGGCGCGCGGCGAGCTTCGGTATCGGCGAGGCGGTCGATCTGATCTTCCGGCCGCTCGTCGGCGAACTGCTGGTCAACACGCTGCTGATCACCATATCGACCACGCTCGTCTGCGCGGTCGTCGGCACGGCGGCTGCCTGGTTCGTCGAACGCACGCATTTGCCGGGGCGTCGCATCTGGGCCGTGCTCACCGCCGCGCCGCTCGCGATGCCCGCCTTCATTTCGAGCTATGCGTGGGTGTCGCTGAGTCTGGATTTGCAAGACTTCAACGGTGCGTTGCTGGTGCTGAGCTCCGCGTATTTCCCGCTCGTCTATCTGCCGGTGGCCGCGGCGTTGCGCAGCATGGACCCGGCGCTCGAAGAAAGCGCGCGCGCGCTCGGCTGCAATCGCTGGACCACCTTCATTCGCGTCGTGCTGCCGCAACTGCGCCCGGCGCTGCTCGGCGGCATGCTGCTGGTGGCGCTGGGCGTGCTGTCCGAATTCGGCGCGTTTACGCTGCTGCGCTTTCGCACCTTCACCACGCAAATCTATGCGGAATACCGTACCAGTTTCGATGGCGGCGGCGCTTCGCTGCTCGCGTGTCTGCTGATCGTGATCTGCCTCGTCGTGCTGGCGTTCGAGTTTCGGGTACGCGGCGCGGCGCGTTATGAACGCGTCGACCGCGGCACGCGTCGCGCAGTGTTGCGCTACGACCTCGGTGCATGGCGCTGGATCGTCGTGGCTGGATTTGCCGCACTGGCGATCGCGACGCTCGGTGTGCCGCTCGGCATGATCGGCTACTGGCTCACGCAACCGGGCGCGGCCGCCGTCACGCCGGCCGACGTGTCGCCCGAACTGCTGTTCAACGCAACGATCTCATCGCTCGGTTTCGGGCTCGCCGCCGCACTGCTGACCACGCTGCTGGTCGTGCCGCTTGCGTTCCTGCTGGTGCGTTATCCGACGCGCTGCGCGACGCTGTTCGAACGCACCGTGTTTCTGGCGCAAGGGATCCCCGGACTGGTGATCGCGCTGGCCATCGTGTCGCTCGCGGTGCACGCACTGCAGCCGCTTTATCAAAGCGCGACGCTGCTGGTGATCGCTTACGCGATGCTGTTCATGCCGTTGGCGCTGGTGAGCGTGCGCGCCGCCTTCATGCAGGCGCAGCCGCGCCTCGAGGAGACTGCGCGCGCACTCGGCCTGAGCTGGTCGCAAACCCTGTTCCGCGTGGTGCTGCCGCTCGCGGGTCCTGGGCTCGGCGCGGCAGCGGCCATGGTGTTCATCTCGGTCGTCACCGAACTGAACGCGACGCTGCTGCTCTCCCCCATCGACACGCAAACACTCGCGACCCAGGTCTGGGCCGACACGTCGACCATGGCGTTCGCCGCCGCCGCGCCCTATGCGGCGCTGCTTACCGGCATTTCGCTGTTCGCCTCCGGCCTCCTGTTCGCGTTGCTCGGCAGATCGGCATTGCTCGGCGAACGCAGCTGAACGTCGCGCCCTCGCCCGCTTTTTCAATCGGATTTTCATGAGCGAACTTCGTATCCGCGGACTGCAAAAATCGTTCGACGGCCACCCCGTGCTGCACGGCATCGATCTCTCCGTCGAGCGCGGCACGCTGCTCGCGCTGCTTGGACCGTCCGGCAGCGGCAAGACCACCTTGCTGCGGCTGTTGTGCGGCTTCGAACGCGCGGATAGCGGCAGCGTCGAAATCGACGGACGCCGCGTGGCCGGCGACAACCTGCATGTGCCTTCAGAGCAGCGGCGCATCGGTTACGTGCCGCAGGAAGGCGCGCTGTTTCCGCATCTGTCGGTGGCGGACAACATCGTGTTCGGCTTGCCGCGCCCGCAGCGGCGCGCACGCCATCGGGTGGCGGAATTGCTCGAACTGGTCGGCCTGCCGGCGAACTTCGGCACGCGTGCGCCGCAGCAGTTGTCGGGCGGTCAGCAGCAACGTGTGGCGTTGGCTCGCGCACTCGCGCCGTCGCCGACGCTGGTGATGCTCGACGAGCCCTTCTCCTCGCTCGACGCCGCCTTGCGGCTCGAAACGCGGCAAGCGGTGGCCAGCGCCCTCGCCGCTGCGGGCGCTACGGCGGTTCTTGTCACGCACGATCAATCGGAAGCGCTGTCGCTCGGCCATGAGGTCGCGGTGCTGTGGGACGGCCGGCTGATCCAGACCGCCACGCCGGAGACGCTGTACCGCAGGCCGGTGACGCGCGAACTCGCGTCGTTCGTCGGCGAAGCGGTGTTGTTGCCGGGCGTGGTCACGCAGGATCGCGTCGACTGCGAGCTCGGCGACTTGCCGCTGTGCGCGCCGATGGGCAACGGCGCGGTCGATGTGATGGTGCGGCCTGAGCAGATCCGTCTGCTGCGTGCTGAAGAGACCATGCCGAATGGCGTGGCATCTCATGACGCTATCGTGCAGGAAGTGATCTTTCAGGGGCAGGACGCAGGCGTCGCGCTGCAACTGCAGTCCGGCGCGCGGACGGTGGTGCGCGCCAGAGTGCCGGGTTATCTGTCGCCGCGGCCGGGCGAACATGTACGGCTTGCGGTGGATGGCGAGGTGACGGCTTATCCTCGGGGTTGAGCGGCGCAACTAAGCCCCGCGCCCCTGCGGGCGCAGCGACAAGTCCTGCACCATCTGCGCGGCCAGATAATCGCACGTGGGCCGATCCGATTTGGCGCTGCGCGCCACCACGATTTCCAGCGGCGCGATCTTCGGCAAGCCCTGCGCTTCGCCGAGAATCGCCAGCCGCGACGGCACGCTGCAACGCGTGAGCGCGATCACCGAAAGCCCCGCGTCCACGGTCGCCACCAAACCCATCAGACTGGCACTGCTAAATGCCGCCCGATAGCGGATATGCGCGCCATCCAGCGCGGCCAGCGTGTGCTGACGCGCGACACAACCCGGCTCGTAAAGCCCCACGGGCAAAGGCGACGCCGCCAGCACCGGCGTATCCTCCGATGCCCCCACCCATACCATCGGCTCGCTGCGCACGAACTCGCCGCGCAATTTGCGATCGCGCGTGACGAAAGCGAGATCGATCTTGTTGTCCGCCAGCATCGGCGCGAGCGACGTGCTCTGCGCGCAGACGATCTCGATCTCCACATGCGGATACAGATTCGAAAACCGCCGCAACACCGGGGACAGCAGCGACGACACGTAATCGTCCGGCGCGCCCAGCACCACGCGCCCGGTCACTTCCGGCCGCACGATCGCCGACCACGCCTCTTCATGCAGCGCCAGCACGCGCCGCGCGTACTCGAGCAGCGTATTGCCGGGCCGCGTCAGCGAGAGATTGCGCGTATCGCGGACGAACAACGTGGTGCCGAGCATGGTTTCGAGCCGCTTGATCTGCATGCTGACCGCCGCCTGCGAGCGGTGCACGGTAGTCGAAGCCTTCGTGAAGCTACCCGTTTCCACCACCGCGACGAAGGTGCGCAGCAAATCGACGTCGAATTCGGGGTGCATGATTTATCAATCCAGCTTATGGAATTTCTCAATTTAATTCGTTTGTCGATGCCGTGCAAGCCGCGCAATACTGGTGACTCAACCTTATGTGACTCACTTCCGGAGCCGCTTCGCATGCCCCTCACCCAACGTCAACAAGGCGCCATTACGCTGGCCGGTGGCGGACTCCTGATGGGCACGCTCGGCATCTTCGTCGAGGAAGCGCGGCTCGGCGCGCTGACACTGGTGTTCTTTCGCTGCCTGTTCGGTTTCCTCTCGCTCGCGGCGTACTGCGCATGGAAAGGTTTCTTCACACGCGCGCATTTCACGCGCCGCACCGTCGCGCTGGCGCTGATCTCCGGCGTGTTGATGGTCACGCAGTGGGTCGGTTTCTTCGACGCGATTCATCGCACCAGCATTGCGGTGGCGACCGTGGTGTTTCATGTGCAGCCGTTCTGGGTCGTGCTGATGGGCGCGGCGCTGTTCAACGAGCGCCTCGGCGTCGACCGGCTGGGCTGGATCGCGACCGCATTCGTCGGACTTGTTCTGGCCTCGGGCGTCGCGGCTACCGCGGATCTGCAAGGGCATGCGAGCTATCTGATCGGCATCGGCGAAGCATTGGCCGGCTCGGTGCTGTATGCGAGCGTCACGCTGATCGCCAAAGGGCTCGGCAATTTGCGGCCGCACCTGCTGACACTCGCGCAATGCGCGGTTGGCGTGGTGTGTCTGCCCTTCATTGCGCCGCTTACCACCGTGCATATCGGGCCGATGCAGTGGTTCTGGCTGATCGGCATGGGTGTCCTGCACACCGGGCTATCGTATGTGTTGATCTACGGCGCACTACCGAAACTGACCACGCCGATCATCGCCGTGCTGCTGTTCGTCTATCCGCTGACGGCGATCGTAGTCGATGCCGTCGTGTATGGGCGGGCACTGTCGCTGCCGCAACTCGCGGGCATGGCCCTGATCGTGGCCGCGAGTCTCGGCGTAAATCTCGGCTGGCCGTTATTGTCGATGTTGCGTCCCGGCGCACGCGCGCGGCATCACGCCGATTGAGCGTTAGGGCGCTGCGGCAGGTCTTGTTTCAGTCGTCGTAGTGGAAACGGCAGGCGATCACGTAAATCTTTCCGTCTCGCGGCAAATAGACCAGGCGATCAGCGTGCGTGATACGGCGCGACCAGAACCCGCTCAAGCTGCCGACCAGCGCCTCCGGTTTTCCAGTGCCGCGATAAGGATCGCGCCGGCACTCCTCAAGCAGCGTATTGATCTTGCGTAAGACTTTGCGATCGGTTTCCTGCCAATACCGATAGTCGTCCCATGCTTCATCGGTGAACATAAAAACACTATCCGCCTTTGCGGCCTCCTCGTTGCGGCTTCTCTGTTTGTTCATCGGTCAGCAGTTCGCGCGGCAACGCACTGCCGGCATTCAACTGGGCGATAGACCTGGCGAGCCGCTGGGCATTCTTCGAAGAACTCAGAAGATACAAGGTTTCTTGCATCGCATTGAAATCCTCGAGCGAAACCATCACCACATTTTCGCCACTCTGTCTGGTTATCAGCATGGGCGTGTGATCGCGGCAGACGTCGTCCATCGCTTGCTTGAAGCCGGCACGCGCCTCGCTGTAAGTAAGGACGTTCATTGGTTTCTCGATCTGGCAGGTTGCCCTCCAGTCGCTCCTGTCAAAAGTTAGAGACGATTCCACCGCCAAGCGGATTTCTCATGCCACGGCGGCTGCCATATCGGCTGCCATATGCGTCGACAACCCGGGGACAAAACCATCCCGAGCCGGAGATTCATTGTACAGGTTTCTGTACATATCGGCAAACCCAAATGAGCAAAGGAAACGTCGTCCAACCGACAGGAAGCATGCCCGCTGCCGCCCACGCCCGCTACTCAGCCAAACGGCCAATCTCACTGCGGCAACACCTCTCCTTTCGTCTCCGGCGCAAACGGGATCACGAACAAGCCGACGATAAACGCCAGCGCCGTCAACGCCACCGGCACGCCCAGCGTATGCATATGCAGCACCGCCGCGCCGAGCAGAAAGTTGACACCGGCCCCGACAAACCGCCCGAACGACGTGCAGAACGCGAACGCCGTGGCCCGCACCCGGGTTTCGAACTGTTCCGGCAGCCACAAGCTGAACAGCGCGAAATTGCCGCCAAAAAAGCCCAGCACGAAGAGCCACGCGATAAACGGCGCGAGCCCGTTCGGCAAATAGAACGCCCAGCCGAAACTGCCGGCAATCGCCACCGCCATGCCGGTGAAGTAAACCGCCAGCGTCTTCTTGCGGCCGATTCGCTCGGCGAGCGGCGGCAACGCGAGACAACCGAGAATCGTCGCAATCGACAGCAAGCCGGTTGCCAGCGACGCCGTCCTGATCGCATCGTTCTTCGCCATGCCGGCCTTGGTCGCCAGTTGAATCACAGCCGACGGCTCGTACACCGCGCCCGCCCACAAACCGACGATCGCGATGGTCAACAGAATGCAAGCGACCCACGTGCGACGCCGATACGTCGGCCCGAAGATTTCACGCAGCGGCTTGACTTGCTCGGTGCGCGCTTCCGCCTTCTGCCACTTTTCCGACTCCTTCACGCGCAGCAGCACCAGAATCGCCACCACCACCGGCACCGCGCCGGTCAGGAACATCGCGCGCCAGCCGTAATGCACGCCGATCGTGTAGTTGAGCGCCGCAGCGAGAAAAAACCCGGCGTAGTACCCCGTCTGCAGATAACCCGCGCCCATCTTACGGCGATCTTCAGGCCATGACTCTGCCACATAGGTCCCCGCCAACGCCCACTCGCCGCCAATGCCGACCCCGGCAATGAAGCGGTAGACGCCGAGTTCCCACACGTTGTGCGAGGTCGCTGCAAGTCCCGTGAAAATGGCGAACGTGAAAATGGTGCCCGCCAGCACCTTGGTGCGGCCGAAGCGGTCGGCCAGCGGCCCCCAGATGAACGACAGCCCCCAGCCGACCAGAAACAGCGCGAACAGAATCGAACCGGCGAGCCCGACATTGGCCGGCGTCGCGGCGTACCCCGAGCGCGGCAGCAGCTCGGTCAACGCCGGCGTCAGCACGAGCGCGTAGATGAACGAGTCCATTCCGTCGAGCGTCCAGCCGGCCCACGCTCCCCAAAAACCTGCGATCTGCGAACGATTGAGCGGCGTGCGGCGCCGCACGACCGACGTGCGGTCGGTTAGTGAATTCATCATGCTCCTCCGGCCCTGCGGTTGACGTACGTGGCGTACGTGACTGACATAAAGGGAACGACGGGATGGCGTGCCTGCTCGCGAATCGATGCGCCTCGTATAAGGTTGAGAGGGCATCGCGGGCCGCCGGTGGTAAAAAGCTTTGCGGGTTTGCCCGTCTGTAATTGGCACATTTTCATATATAATATTTGATACCATGAGCAACGCAACAGATGGTTTTCCCCTGGACGCCCCGGCGCGCAGCCCGCTTCTACCCGCGGCGGCGCCGCGTGAGAGCATGTCCCATGTCATCGCGGAGGCGCTGCGCGCGGCGATTGTCGACGGCACCCTGGCGCCTGGCGCACCGTTGCGGCAGGACGCAATCGCGCGGCATTTCTCGGTGAGTGCAATTCCCGTGCGCGAAGCTTTGCGTCAGCTCGAAAGCGAAGGCTGGGCGAGAGCCGCCGTGCATAAAGGCGCAACCGTCGCGCCCTTGTCGGCGGATGAAGCGCGCGAAATCTATGAGATTCGCGCCGCGCTGGAGAGCCTTGCCATCGGCCTCGCGATTCCGAATCACACCGAGGCCACGCTGCGCGAATCCGCCGCGCTCTGCCGCGCCGCCGAGCGCGAGCCGGACCCGTCGTTGTACGTCGCGCGCAACGTCGCGTTTCATATGAGCCTGTATGCGCCCGCTGCCCGTTCGCAACTCGAGGACATGATCGGCACGCTGCATCGGCGCGGCGAGCGGTATCTGCGCCTGAAGTTCGGCTTGCCGTCGTACAAGGGCGAGTCGGACAATGAACACGCCGCCTTGCTCGACGCCGTACAACGTCGTGATATTCCCGCTGCACAATCCCTGGTCGCCGCGCATCTGCTCGGCACCGGCGACCTGCTCTACCGTTTCCTGACCGAACGCGCGCAGGCGGAAGCCGCGCTCGCGAACCAACCCAGGCCGCGTGCCAGACGCACGCGCGCCACCACCGGGAGCTGAATCCGCCGATGAACCGATCCGCCGAAGCCACCGACGCTTCCACCACCGCACGCTCCTGGACCACGCGCCGCGACGAAAAGAACCGTCGTCTCGCGGCGATTTCCCCCTGGCTGGAAGACGGCGTCCTGCCGACCAACCGCATCGTCGACGCACTCGAAGCGCTGATTAAGCCGGGCGACCGCGTCGCCCTCGAAGGGGACAACCAGAAACAGGCCGACTTCCTGTCGCGCTCGCTCGCCAAGGTGGATCCGCACAAGATCCACGACGTGCATCTGCTGATATCGAGCATCGGCCGGCCGGAACATCTGACGCTGTTCGAGC
This genomic stretch from Paraburkholderia caffeinilytica harbors:
- a CDS encoding DMT family transporter — protein: MPLTQRQQGAITLAGGGLLMGTLGIFVEEARLGALTLVFFRCLFGFLSLAAYCAWKGFFTRAHFTRRTVALALISGVLMVTQWVGFFDAIHRTSIAVATVVFHVQPFWVVLMGAALFNERLGVDRLGWIATAFVGLVLASGVAATADLQGHASYLIGIGEALAGSVLYASVTLIAKGLGNLRPHLLTLAQCAVGVVCLPFIAPLTTVHIGPMQWFWLIGMGVLHTGLSYVLIYGALPKLTTPIIAVLLFVYPLTAIVVDAVVYGRALSLPQLAGMALIVAASLGVNLGWPLLSMLRPGARARHHAD
- a CDS encoding iron ABC transporter substrate-binding protein; amino-acid sequence: MAHSWFGTRLRLVSSAAALTLAAFATEPSTAHAASITLYNAQHEQVVNVLAKDFEKQSGISVKIRNGEGPAMAAQIVAEGAATPADVYFTENSPELMLLEEKGLLSKVDGATLATVPARFNSPTGAWVGVTARETVLAYNTTKLQASQLPQSLFDLAKPEWKGKVGIAPSDSDFLPLVSAVLALKGEAQTVAWLKGLKANAQIFDDDEGVVAAVNRGGVATGIINNYYWARLHAELGDAKTRSAIYHFGNGDAGAMVNVSGAAVLKSAHNTDGAQKFLAYLVSERAQELMAKSHVMFEYPLHAGVAPDPILKPFAELNPPALTIQQLGDDSQAGKLLRQAGLL
- a CDS encoding Txe/YoeB family addiction module toxin — its product is MFTDEAWDDYRYWQETDRKVLRKINTLLEECRRDPYRGTGKPEALVGSLSGFWSRRITHADRLVYLPRDGKIYVIACRFHYDD
- a CDS encoding ABC transporter ATP-binding protein, whose product is MSELRIRGLQKSFDGHPVLHGIDLSVERGTLLALLGPSGSGKTTLLRLLCGFERADSGSVEIDGRRVAGDNLHVPSEQRRIGYVPQEGALFPHLSVADNIVFGLPRPQRRARHRVAELLELVGLPANFGTRAPQQLSGGQQQRVALARALAPSPTLVMLDEPFSSLDAALRLETRQAVASALAAAGATAVLVTHDQSEALSLGHEVAVLWDGRLIQTATPETLYRRPVTRELASFVGEAVLLPGVVTQDRVDCELGDLPLCAPMGNGAVDVMVRPEQIRLLRAEETMPNGVASHDAIVQEVIFQGQDAGVALQLQSGARTVVRARVPGYLSPRPGEHVRLAVDGEVTAYPRG
- a CDS encoding ABC transporter permease, with the translated sequence MSDAVSAGPPAVTPAAARVHSRAPRGLFAAAALSALLVLLPIAFTFWRAASFGIGEAVDLIFRPLVGELLVNTLLITISTTLVCAVVGTAAAWFVERTHLPGRRIWAVLTAAPLAMPAFISSYAWVSLSLDLQDFNGALLVLSSAYFPLVYLPVAAALRSMDPALEESARALGCNRWTTFIRVVLPQLRPALLGGMLLVALGVLSEFGAFTLLRFRTFTTQIYAEYRTSFDGGGASLLACLLIVICLVVLAFEFRVRGAARYERVDRGTRRAVLRYDLGAWRWIVVAGFAALAIATLGVPLGMIGYWLTQPGAAAVTPADVSPELLFNATISSLGFGLAAALLTTLLVVPLAFLLVRYPTRCATLFERTVFLAQGIPGLVIALAIVSLAVHALQPLYQSATLLVIAYAMLFMPLALVSVRAAFMQAQPRLEETARALGLSWSQTLFRVVLPLAGPGLGAAAAMVFISVVTELNATLLLSPIDTQTLATQVWADTSTMAFAAAAPYAALLTGISLFASGLLFALLGRSALLGERS
- a CDS encoding Dyp-type peroxidase; amino-acid sequence: MANDQPPRPSRRGFLKAGSAAVAAGASLGASAAAQAALGKTSAHSADPQMAVEPFYGLHQGGIVTPQQSHTYVAALDLTTEKRDDVIALLRAWTDAAARMTQGSTAAPLPTGAAAKAELADTRIETQVGTKADARTDNTAYSQANTQAAPDSGDVLGLGPCGLTITFGFGPGLFTKDGKDRYGLASRRPAALVDLPRFNGDQLIAEKTGGDLYIQACANDQQVAFHAVRQLSRLANGVATMRWGQAGFVSGPRGQTPRNLMGFKDGTNNPSTAKPQLMNEFVWARATADAPWMEGGTYTVVRRIRITLEHWDNTEVGFQEQVFGRHKYSGAPIGKKNEFDAVDLKEEDKDGNPVIPENSHVRLSNQASNNGAQILRRSYSYNDGTNFYIERWPPWRQETEYDAGLIFVAHQSDPRTGFIPINDKLAKFDMMNQFTTHVGSAVFAVPPGARPGSYIGAGLFET
- a CDS encoding LysR substrate-binding domain-containing protein; protein product: MHPEFDVDLLRTFVAVVETGSFTKASTTVHRSQAAVSMQIKRLETMLGTTLFVRDTRNLSLTRPGNTLLEYARRVLALHEEAWSAIVRPEVTGRVVLGAPDDYVSSLLSPVLRRFSNLYPHVEIEIVCAQSTSLAPMLADNKIDLAFVTRDRKLRGEFVRSEPMVWVGASEDTPVLAASPLPVGLYEPGCVARQHTLAALDGAHIRYRAAFSSASLMGLVATVDAGLSVIALTRCSVPSRLAILGEAQGLPKIAPLEIVVARSAKSDRPTCDYLAAQMVQDLSLRPQGRGA
- a CDS encoding type II toxin-antitoxin system Phd/YefM family antitoxin → MNVLTYSEARAGFKQAMDDVCRDHTPMLITRQSGENVVMVSLEDFNAMQETLYLLSSSKNAQRLARSIAQLNAGSALPRELLTDEQTEKPQRGGRKGG